A genomic region of Gimesia chilikensis contains the following coding sequences:
- a CDS encoding efflux RND transporter periplasmic adaptor subunit: MSRKSILITVGLLAVLGLYYLFSEAPQPVDVTAAETGTVKAFIEERAKTSLPRIYRIAMPLNGRVMPITVQEDEQVTQGQVIAEMDTSDLDAEVAKARYRVEQYARKIIEQSDNRLEDNSLDQFDEFLKSMNLTVEAASKQQDASKAKWTYARDEYDRKYQLFQKNALSASELSEADLFKKQSEIDYQKDILTWRALQAIQSAMQIGKISIQKYKEKKVLSEAVLQEEKKEAESQLEQLQRDRNRATMRSPIDGTVLAKHFSNERTLPAGEILLELGQLDDLEVEADVLSQYVGNIHVGSPVDIEGPAIGPDPVQGKVKRIYPKGFTKISSLGVEQQRVKVIIGFDRNIFKQLQQQQRTLGTDFRVRVKIYTDIKPDVVKVSRSTLFRNGSGQWQAYVVRNNRTVLVDVEPGVMNDFEAEIKTGIKAGDRLIVAPSMNLTSGQSVEPHLIKNLERPPAD; the protein is encoded by the coding sequence ATGTCCCGAAAATCCATCCTGATCACAGTCGGCCTGCTGGCGGTGCTGGGTTTGTATTATCTTTTCAGCGAAGCGCCGCAACCGGTGGATGTCACAGCCGCGGAGACAGGCACCGTCAAGGCGTTCATCGAAGAACGCGCCAAGACCAGCCTGCCTCGCATCTACCGCATCGCCATGCCGCTCAACGGGCGGGTGATGCCCATTACCGTACAGGAAGATGAACAGGTCACCCAGGGACAGGTCATCGCGGAGATGGATACATCCGACCTGGATGCCGAAGTCGCGAAAGCCCGCTACCGCGTGGAACAGTATGCCCGCAAAATCATCGAACAGTCCGACAATCGCCTGGAAGACAACTCGCTCGACCAGTTCGATGAGTTCCTCAAATCGATGAATCTCACCGTCGAAGCCGCCAGCAAACAGCAGGATGCCAGTAAAGCCAAATGGACTTACGCGCGGGACGAGTACGATCGCAAGTATCAGCTGTTTCAAAAGAACGCACTGTCGGCCAGTGAACTCAGTGAAGCAGACCTGTTCAAAAAACAGAGTGAAATCGATTACCAGAAAGACATTCTCACCTGGCGGGCCCTGCAGGCCATTCAAAGTGCGATGCAGATTGGCAAAATTTCGATTCAGAAATACAAAGAGAAGAAAGTCCTCTCCGAAGCAGTCCTGCAGGAAGAGAAGAAAGAAGCAGAGTCTCAGCTTGAGCAGTTACAGCGCGACCGCAACCGGGCCACGATGCGGAGCCCCATCGATGGAACCGTGCTGGCGAAACACTTCTCCAACGAGCGTACGCTGCCCGCCGGCGAAATCCTGCTCGAGCTCGGTCAGCTGGATGATCTCGAAGTCGAAGCCGATGTCCTCTCTCAATACGTGGGCAACATCCACGTCGGTTCGCCCGTCGATATCGAAGGTCCCGCCATCGGTCCTGATCCCGTGCAGGGAAAGGTCAAACGGATCTACCCCAAGGGCTTTACCAAGATTTCTTCGCTGGGCGTCGAGCAGCAGCGAGTGAAGGTCATCATCGGCTTTGACCGCAACATCTTCAAACAGCTGCAACAGCAGCAGCGGACTCTGGGCACCGACTTTCGGGTGCGGGTGAAAATCTATACGGACATCAAACCGGATGTGGTCAAGGTTTCCCGCTCGACACTGTTCCGCAACGGATCAGGTCAGTGGCAGGCCTACGTGGTTCGTAATAACCGTACGGTGCTTGTCGATGTTGAACCGGGGGTGATGAACGATTTCGAAGCAGAGATCAAAACGGGAATCAAAGCCGGCGATCGACTGATCGTCGCCCCCAGCATGAATCTGACTTCGGGACAGTCAGTGGAACCGCACCTGATTAAGAACCTGGAGCGGCCCCCGGCCGACTGA
- a CDS encoding FAD:protein FMN transferase: protein MTSVNRQSAWFWTLALLLYCLQVTGCRNDESGSDSAALQKQQIEGPTMGTTYHITVCSPAAEQVDTGQLKQDIDQLLVEINQEMSTYIKDSELSLFNQAEPDQWLPVAPAVVKVVAAGLKLSEDSDGAFDMTVGPLVNLWHFGPDPGKKTLPADEKIEAARKKVGYHHIQVQESPAALKKLIPDVYVDLSAIAKGYGVDAVAELIESRGIENYLVEIGGEMRARGINQRGEAWKVGIEKPVSETRVVQKIVPLSNLSMATSGNYRNFFEVDGVSYSHTIDPRTGRPATHGLASVTVVGETCMNCDAIATCLMVLGPAEGYNWVQERDIAAYFIVKTDAGFTERFSPAWQKQFGEEQ from the coding sequence ATGACTTCGGTTAACAGACAATCCGCGTGGTTCTGGACTCTCGCTCTGCTGCTGTATTGCCTGCAGGTCACGGGATGCCGGAACGATGAATCAGGCTCCGATTCTGCTGCATTACAGAAGCAGCAGATCGAGGGGCCGACGATGGGAACGACCTATCACATTACGGTCTGTTCCCCTGCAGCAGAACAGGTTGATACCGGGCAGCTGAAACAGGATATCGATCAGCTGCTCGTGGAAATCAACCAGGAGATGTCGACCTACATCAAAGATTCGGAACTGTCCCTGTTCAACCAGGCGGAACCCGATCAATGGTTACCCGTAGCACCTGCCGTGGTCAAAGTCGTCGCTGCCGGTCTTAAGTTGAGTGAAGACAGCGACGGGGCCTTCGATATGACCGTCGGCCCACTGGTCAACCTGTGGCACTTCGGTCCGGATCCCGGCAAGAAGACGCTGCCTGCAGACGAGAAGATAGAAGCGGCCCGCAAGAAGGTGGGTTATCATCATATCCAGGTGCAGGAGTCACCTGCGGCACTGAAGAAACTGATCCCCGACGTGTACGTCGATCTGTCGGCTATTGCAAAAGGCTATGGCGTCGATGCGGTTGCCGAACTCATCGAGTCTCGTGGTATCGAAAATTACCTGGTGGAAATCGGTGGCGAGATGCGGGCCCGGGGCATCAATCAGCGCGGCGAAGCCTGGAAGGTAGGCATCGAAAAGCCGGTGAGTGAAACCCGGGTGGTGCAGAAGATTGTACCCCTGTCCAATCTGTCGATGGCGACATCGGGCAATTATCGTAATTTTTTTGAAGTGGATGGCGTCAGCTATTCACATACCATAGATCCCCGTACCGGGCGACCAGCGACTCATGGGCTCGCTTCGGTGACCGTGGTGGGGGAAACCTGCATGAATTGCGACGCGATCGCGACATGCCTGATGGTATTAGGCCCCGCTGAGGGGTATAATTGGGTACAAGAGCGGGACATCGCCGCTTATTTTATCGTGAAAACAGACGCCGGTTTTACAGAACGCTTCTCGCCTGCCTGGCAGAAGCAGTTCGGTGAGGAGCAGTAA
- a CDS encoding (Na+)-NQR maturation NqrM: protein MSTVLFALAIFALAFAGMAVGVIFSNRCIKGSCGGLNNIEGAEGCSQCGGCSVGDKMKEHDHATAAGSCAVEEEDTSLTSGAK, encoded by the coding sequence ATGTCAACAGTCCTGTTTGCTCTGGCAATCTTTGCCCTGGCCTTCGCGGGGATGGCCGTTGGTGTGATCTTCAGCAACCGGTGTATCAAAGGCTCATGTGGCGGTCTGAACAACATCGAAGGAGCCGAAGGCTGCTCCCAGTGCGGTGGTTGCTCTGTTGGTGACAAGATGAAAGAGCACGACCACGCGACGGCCGCCGGCTCCTGTGCTGTCGAGGAAGAAGACACCAGTCTGACCTCCGGCGCGAAATAG
- a CDS encoding ABC transporter permease gives MKVLHRKLLRELLAARGVLIAIISIIAVGIGCFIAMFSTYDNLEYSRQNYYRLCHMADFSIELKKVPLGDLEAIAQTPGVTNVLPRIVFEVTASLEDVEKPLSGKAVSLPEHENAPINSIVIKQGSYFTDQRQEEVIVNDAFARAHNLRPGDHIQLILNNRLQDLLIVGTAISSEFVYLIGPGGLVPEPESYGVFYLKHDYAEDVFGFEGAANQILGHLAPQYQSPNRVRQILDQLELELEDYGVFSTTPLSQQSSHWFLKNEIDGLKISATILPTIFLIVAALALNLLMSRMAEQQRTVVGTLKALGYSNQEMFRHFIQFGLLIGVAGGILGTLLGYSLAGAMTAQYRNFFEFPSLTNQMYPRVILLGMMISVFFAVLGTFRGVRTVVRLSPAEAMRPKPPLRARRILLERIHVFWQALDFRWQMVLRDIFRNRTRTIGGLLSATVGAMLLLVTFSMYDSAFALLNFQYDKLLLSDIDLTFKDDHDYSAYFEAQQIQGVDYAEPLFQVGCTLQNGIHEKKTGITGILRDARLTIPRDTEGNRVEVPPTGLLVTRKLADILHIQAGDSIRMIPVSGDRNPRQVPVMKIIDSYLGLTVYADFHYLNRLMGEADSLTSVQLKTNPRPEVTRKIYRQLKQVPAIQTVNSIRDQKDKLQEVLVDQMIVMIVVVIVFSCLIFFGSILNASLISLSERQQEIATLRVLGYTPGEVGSIFLRESFSVNLPGILLGLPAGYWASKGINIAYDTELFRMPFTIYMLSWVMTVVLGILFTLISHWPVQKTIQKMDWLQALNVKE, from the coding sequence ATGAAAGTGCTGCACCGGAAATTACTGCGAGAACTACTGGCGGCCCGCGGGGTTCTGATTGCCATCATCAGTATTATCGCGGTCGGCATCGGCTGTTTCATCGCCATGTTTTCGACCTACGATAATCTCGAGTATTCCCGGCAGAACTACTACCGACTCTGTCACATGGCTGACTTCTCGATCGAACTCAAGAAGGTCCCCCTGGGAGACCTGGAGGCGATCGCGCAAACGCCGGGCGTAACCAATGTCCTGCCGCGCATTGTCTTTGAAGTTACCGCCTCACTTGAGGACGTCGAAAAACCTCTCTCCGGAAAAGCGGTCTCGCTGCCCGAACATGAAAACGCACCGATCAACAGCATCGTCATCAAACAGGGCAGTTACTTCACCGATCAGCGACAGGAAGAGGTCATCGTCAACGATGCGTTCGCCCGTGCGCATAACTTGCGGCCCGGTGATCACATTCAGCTGATTCTCAACAACCGTCTGCAGGATCTGCTGATCGTCGGTACCGCCATCAGCTCGGAATTCGTCTATCTGATCGGTCCTGGCGGGCTCGTGCCAGAACCAGAAAGTTACGGTGTGTTCTACCTGAAACATGACTACGCGGAAGATGTTTTCGGATTTGAAGGAGCAGCCAACCAGATCCTGGGACACCTCGCCCCGCAGTACCAGAGCCCTAACCGCGTCCGCCAGATTCTGGATCAGTTGGAACTCGAACTGGAAGACTATGGCGTCTTTTCCACGACCCCGCTCTCGCAGCAGTCCTCGCACTGGTTCCTGAAAAATGAGATCGACGGTCTCAAAATCAGCGCCACTATTCTGCCCACCATCTTTTTGATTGTCGCGGCCCTGGCTTTGAATCTGCTCATGTCACGCATGGCCGAACAGCAGCGAACCGTGGTCGGAACCCTCAAAGCCCTGGGCTATTCCAATCAGGAGATGTTTCGGCACTTCATTCAGTTTGGTCTGCTGATCGGGGTGGCGGGAGGCATCCTGGGAACCCTGCTGGGCTACTCCCTGGCCGGAGCCATGACGGCTCAGTATCGCAACTTTTTCGAATTCCCCTCACTGACCAATCAGATGTATCCCCGTGTGATTCTGCTGGGCATGATGATCAGCGTCTTCTTTGCGGTGCTGGGAACATTCCGAGGAGTCCGTACTGTCGTGCGTCTCTCACCGGCGGAAGCGATGCGGCCCAAACCGCCGCTACGGGCCCGGCGGATTCTATTGGAACGGATTCACGTCTTCTGGCAGGCGCTCGACTTCCGCTGGCAAATGGTACTGCGCGATATCTTCCGGAATCGAACCCGCACCATTGGCGGACTGCTTTCCGCGACCGTCGGGGCGATGCTGCTGCTGGTTACCTTTTCCATGTACGACTCTGCCTTTGCGCTACTCAACTTTCAATACGATAAGCTGCTGCTCAGTGATATCGACCTGACTTTCAAAGACGACCACGACTACTCCGCGTATTTCGAAGCCCAACAGATCCAGGGAGTCGATTATGCAGAACCGCTGTTCCAGGTTGGCTGCACCCTGCAAAACGGCATCCACGAAAAGAAAACCGGCATCACCGGCATTCTGCGTGACGCGCGTCTGACCATTCCCCGCGATACCGAGGGGAACCGGGTTGAAGTCCCCCCTACCGGTTTACTGGTCACACGCAAACTGGCCGACATTCTGCACATCCAGGCGGGAGACTCGATCCGCATGATTCCCGTTTCCGGCGATCGCAATCCCCGCCAGGTCCCCGTCATGAAAATCATTGACAGTTACCTGGGGCTGACCGTTTACGCTGACTTCCATTACCTGAACCGTTTGATGGGCGAAGCCGATTCGCTGACCAGCGTGCAGCTCAAAACGAATCCCCGACCGGAAGTGACGCGGAAAATCTATCGACAACTGAAACAGGTCCCGGCGATACAGACGGTAAATTCCATCCGCGATCAGAAAGACAAACTGCAGGAAGTACTCGTCGACCAGATGATCGTGATGATTGTCGTGGTGATCGTCTTCTCCTGCCTGATTTTTTTCGGCAGCATTCTCAATGCGTCGCTGATTTCGCTTTCCGAACGTCAACAGGAAATCGCCACGCTGCGGGTACTGGGATACACTCCCGGCGAAGTCGGCTCGATCTTCCTCCGCGAAAGTTTCTCTGTTAATCTGCCCGGCATCCTGCTGGGGCTGCCTGCCGGTTACTGGGCTTCCAAAGGCATTAACATCGCCTACGATACCGAACTGTTCCGCATGCCATTTACCATCTACATGCTGAGCTGGGTAATGACGGTCGTCCTGGGCATCCTGTTTACACTGATCTCACACTGGCCGGTCCAGAAAACCATTCAGAAAATGGACTGGCTCCAGGCGTTGAATGTAAAGGAATAA
- a CDS encoding Hsp20/alpha crystallin family protein, whose amino-acid sequence MSSADQPGQPDPVYIHTEEASTEQNQAEQADSTYSESAQSESSQSESQESTEGKRSDSTGIPNSIERLRTEFDKLLGVAVEQGERALDRLGLFGNDPVWVPRVDLMELEEQVQVYIDLPGVTAEEINITLAGNMLTVTGTRSTGTTTTAGQTVRMSERPSGQFRRSVPMPVAVDPDKVSASVQNGILSIQLDKASTEKPRQIPINSASGTSF is encoded by the coding sequence ATGTCATCTGCCGATCAACCGGGCCAGCCGGATCCCGTTTATATTCATACCGAAGAAGCATCCACGGAACAGAACCAGGCCGAACAGGCCGACTCTACCTATTCAGAATCAGCACAGTCCGAATCCAGCCAGTCGGAATCGCAGGAATCAACCGAAGGTAAGCGATCTGACTCTACGGGCATTCCGAATTCCATCGAACGGCTGCGCACCGAATTCGATAAGCTGCTGGGTGTCGCTGTCGAGCAGGGAGAACGGGCCCTGGATCGACTGGGCCTGTTTGGTAACGACCCTGTCTGGGTTCCCCGTGTCGATCTGATGGAACTGGAAGAGCAGGTTCAGGTCTATATTGATCTGCCCGGTGTCACTGCCGAAGAGATCAATATCACGCTGGCCGGCAATATGCTGACCGTGACTGGTACCCGCAGCACTGGAACGACAACCACCGCCGGTCAGACCGTGCGGATGAGTGAGCGTCCTTCCGGTCAATTCCGACGTTCGGTACCCATGCCTGTTGCCGTCGATCCGGATAAGGTATCCGCCTCCGTGCAAAACGGAATTCTGAGCATCCAGTTGGATAAGGCTTCGACAGAAAAGCCACGGCAGATTCCGATCAACAGTGCATCCGGCACCAGCTTCTAA
- the nqrF gene encoding NADH:ubiquinone reductase (Na(+)-transporting) subunit F, with product MGIEILLGVVMFTGIVLALVAIILVAKSKLVASGNVTITVNEQKKIEVPVGGKLLGALAENQIFVSSACGGGGTCAQCEVRVLQGGGDILPTERSHFNNREVREGCRLSCQVPVKTDMDIEVPPEVFETKKWQCKVKSNDNVATFIKELVLELPVGEDVNFKPGGYIQIEAPPHHIKYSEFDIPDEYKEDWDKFDLWRFESKVEEPVIRAYSMANYPGEKGIIMLNVRVASPPPRAPDGTPPGKMSSYIFNLKPGDEVTISGPYGEFFIQETDAEMIYIGGGAGMAPLRSHIYELFKERKTNRKVSYWYGARSMREMFYEDEFRAIEQDFPNFKMHIALSDPMPEDNWTGLQGFIHQVLLDEYLSKHPAPEDCEYYICGPPMMLSAVRNMLDDLGVEPENVRYDDFG from the coding sequence GCATTGTGCTGGCCCTGGTCGCCATCATTCTGGTCGCGAAATCAAAACTGGTTGCCTCCGGTAACGTCACAATTACTGTGAACGAGCAGAAGAAAATCGAAGTTCCCGTGGGCGGGAAACTGCTGGGCGCTCTCGCCGAGAATCAGATTTTCGTTTCATCTGCCTGTGGTGGCGGGGGAACCTGTGCTCAATGTGAAGTTCGCGTGCTCCAGGGCGGCGGCGATATCCTGCCGACCGAACGCTCTCACTTTAACAACCGCGAAGTCCGCGAAGGCTGCCGACTTTCCTGTCAGGTGCCGGTCAAAACCGACATGGACATCGAAGTACCACCCGAAGTCTTCGAAACCAAGAAATGGCAGTGTAAGGTCAAGTCCAACGACAACGTGGCGACCTTCATTAAAGAGCTCGTTCTGGAACTGCCTGTCGGCGAAGACGTGAACTTCAAGCCGGGTGGATACATTCAGATCGAAGCTCCGCCGCACCATATCAAATACAGCGAATTCGATATTCCTGACGAGTATAAAGAAGACTGGGACAAGTTCGATCTCTGGCGGTTTGAGTCCAAAGTCGAAGAGCCGGTCATCCGTGCTTACTCGATGGCCAACTATCCAGGCGAAAAAGGAATCATCATGCTTAACGTGCGTGTGGCTTCACCTCCGCCACGTGCACCGGATGGCACTCCTCCCGGGAAGATGTCCTCCTACATCTTCAATCTGAAACCGGGTGATGAAGTTACTATCTCCGGTCCTTACGGTGAGTTCTTCATCCAGGAAACCGATGCGGAAATGATCTACATCGGTGGTGGTGCCGGTATGGCTCCCCTGCGATCTCACATCTACGAACTCTTCAAAGAACGCAAAACCAACCGGAAGGTCTCTTACTGGTACGGTGCCCGCAGTATGCGTGAAATGTTCTACGAAGATGAATTCCGGGCGATCGAACAGGACTTCCCGAACTTCAAGATGCATATCGCGCTTTCAGATCCGATGCCGGAAGATAACTGGACCGGTCTGCAGGGCTTCATCCACCAGGTGCTGCTGGACGAATATCTGAGTAAGCATCCTGCTCCGGAAGATTGTGAGTACTACATCTGTGGTCCGCCAATGATGTTGTCCGCCGTACGTAACATGCTGGATGATCTGGGAGTTGAACCTGAGAACGTCCGCTACGATGACTTCGGTTAA